In Natronomonas halophila, one DNA window encodes the following:
- a CDS encoding polymer-forming cytoskeletal protein has product MTNVCRPSDARGGFNRSATQVYTVLGSDPLEELAVPDGTHVQEHDLVTDGDVLVGGQSVVELGVRGGNVVAGERVRFGGDIEADGDCRLDMWCDVEGNVLVGQDAYLGERVHITGQLIVSGDLDIGDDVDIEQGFEANGWIVIRNPMPTIVFLFVYLSHLLRIGEEEAAEDVAEEFLASDNDADPVLIPRGARIDDDAWRVSEPATIGDDCRMHGNIRATEIDVGSETEIFGSLRAKDDISVGPNTVIHGDVTTKGGNVTVAPGAHVRGDISCEDCTLSEAAEVDGAIRARGETTFTNAPADFEAVEPDSDADVEEADDETATEHEPEETAEPEPAVVLLGEGELPEPEPEAAFVRLGDGELDADAEPAVRPIEEADFEWDVDDGTDPATNGDDDLSGIIAEAEKQ; this is encoded by the coding sequence ATGACAAATGTCTGCCGGCCGTCTGACGCCCGAGGAGGTTTTAATAGGAGCGCCACGCAGGTGTACACCGTGCTTGGGTCGGACCCCCTCGAGGAACTCGCGGTCCCGGACGGTACCCACGTCCAGGAACACGACCTGGTTACCGACGGGGACGTCCTCGTCGGCGGCCAGAGCGTCGTCGAGTTGGGCGTCCGCGGCGGCAACGTCGTCGCCGGCGAGCGCGTCCGCTTCGGCGGCGACATCGAGGCCGACGGCGACTGCCGCCTCGACATGTGGTGTGATGTCGAGGGCAACGTCCTGGTCGGTCAGGACGCCTACCTCGGCGAGCGGGTCCACATCACCGGCCAACTCATCGTTTCCGGGGACCTCGATATCGGCGACGACGTCGACATCGAGCAGGGCTTCGAGGCCAACGGCTGGATCGTCATCCGCAACCCCATGCCGACCATCGTCTTCCTGTTCGTCTACCTCTCGCATCTCCTCCGTATCGGCGAGGAGGAGGCCGCGGAGGACGTCGCCGAGGAGTTCCTCGCCTCCGACAACGACGCCGACCCCGTTCTCATCCCCCGTGGTGCCCGCATCGACGACGACGCGTGGCGCGTCTCAGAACCCGCGACCATCGGCGACGACTGCCGGATGCACGGCAACATCCGGGCGACCGAAATCGATGTCGGCAGCGAAACCGAAATCTTCGGCAGCCTCCGCGCCAAGGACGACATCAGCGTCGGGCCGAATACCGTCATCCACGGCGACGTGACGACGAAAGGAGGCAACGTGACCGTCGCCCCCGGCGCCCACGTCCGCGGCGATATCTCCTGTGAGGACTGCACCCTCTCGGAGGCCGCCGAGGTCGACGGCGCCATCCGCGCCCGCGGGGAGACGACCTTCACCAACGCGCCCGCGGATTTCGAAGCCGTCGAACCGGACTCCGACGCCGACGTGGAGGAGGCCGACGACGAGACGGCCACGGAACACGAACCCGAGGAGACGGCCGAACCGGAACCTGCCGTCGTCCTGCTCGGTGAGGGCGAACTCCCCGAACCGGAACCGGAGGCCGCCTTCGTCCGCCTCGGCGACGGCGAACTCGACGCCGACGCCGAACCCGCCGTCCGCCCCATCGAGGAAGCCGACTTCGAGTGGGACGTCGACGACGGCACCGACCCCGCCACGAACGGCGACGACGACCTCTCGGGCATCATCGCCGAGGCCGAAAAGCAGTAA
- a CDS encoding DUF5800 family protein yields the protein MTVLSFDEQGVEVIYEGTEFRLEKDLIEEAVRKDYPDVTDHEVLQMVEDDPSLSGEPRRIKEILD from the coding sequence ATGACCGTTCTCTCGTTCGATGAACAGGGTGTGGAAGTCATCTACGAAGGCACCGAGTTCCGACTGGAAAAGGACCTCATCGAGGAGGCCGTCCGCAAGGACTACCCCGACGTCACCGACCACGAAGTCCTCCAGATGGTCGAAGACGACCCCTCGCTGTCCGGCGAACCGCGACGCATCAAAGAGATTCTCGACTAA
- a CDS encoding NAD(P)/FAD-dependent oxidoreductase, producing MHVVVAGGGLAGLVAARHLAEAGAEVELFEENARVGGRVRSREVDGFTLDRGFQVLFTAYPAARRELDFDDLDLRTFAPGATIARPNHRSTLADPLGDPSAALPTLLNRDVRTSDKLRLFRLQRELKGQSFENLLDGEGKTVREYLADRGFSPAFIEHFAEPFYGGITLDRELGTDSGVFEYTFKALSEGRTVVPAAGMGAIPAQLRDRAEAAGATVKTGKAVTTIERGEKLKVEAGNEMVFPDAVIVATDPKSVAELTGVETPTDAKCCVTVHCSLPDHQTLDTGSRILLNTADDRPNTIAPMSAAAPEYAPEDKQLLSATFLGQQDAGDEELATEVQEALDAWYPENHFGEFELVDIDRIEFAQFAQPPGFRESLPAVDTPGGSVYLAGDYTRWSSIQGALESGKRAADAVLNS from the coding sequence ATGCACGTCGTCGTAGCCGGTGGCGGCCTCGCCGGACTGGTCGCCGCACGCCATCTGGCCGAGGCGGGCGCTGAAGTCGAACTCTTCGAGGAAAACGCCCGTGTCGGCGGCCGCGTCCGCTCACGTGAGGTCGACGGATTCACCCTCGACAGGGGTTTTCAGGTGCTCTTTACAGCGTACCCGGCCGCGCGCCGCGAGTTGGACTTTGACGACCTCGATTTGCGGACGTTCGCCCCCGGCGCGACCATCGCCAGGCCGAACCACCGCTCGACGCTGGCCGACCCGTTGGGCGACCCGAGCGCGGCGCTTCCGACGCTGCTGAATCGCGACGTCCGGACGAGTGACAAGCTTCGGCTGTTCCGCCTCCAGCGCGAACTGAAGGGCCAGTCGTTCGAGAACCTGCTCGACGGCGAGGGGAAGACGGTGCGTGAATACCTCGCCGACCGCGGCTTCTCGCCGGCCTTCATCGAGCACTTCGCCGAGCCGTTTTACGGTGGTATCACCCTCGACCGCGAGTTGGGGACCGACAGCGGCGTCTTCGAATATACGTTCAAGGCACTCTCGGAGGGCAGGACGGTCGTACCCGCCGCGGGGATGGGCGCGATTCCCGCCCAGTTGCGCGACCGGGCCGAGGCCGCGGGCGCGACGGTCAAGACCGGAAAGGCCGTCACGACCATCGAGCGCGGCGAGAAACTGAAAGTCGAAGCGGGCAACGAGATGGTATTTCCCGACGCCGTCATCGTCGCGACCGACCCGAAATCAGTGGCGGAGTTGACAGGCGTGGAGACGCCGACCGATGCCAAATGTTGTGTCACGGTCCACTGTTCACTGCCGGACCACCAGACGCTGGATACGGGCTCTCGGATTCTGCTGAACACGGCAGACGACCGTCCCAACACCATCGCGCCGATGTCCGCGGCGGCGCCCGAGTACGCACCCGAGGACAAGCAATTACTCAGCGCGACCTTCCTCGGCCAGCAGGACGCGGGCGACGAGGAACTGGCCACGGAGGTCCAAGAGGCGCTGGATGCGTGGTATCCCGAGAACCACTTCGGTGAGTTCGAACTGGTGGATATCGACCGCATCGAGTTCGCGCAGTTCGCCCAACCGCCGGGCTTTCGGGAGTCGCTACCTGCGGTCGATACGCCCGGTGGGTCGGTCTACCTTGCGGGCGATTACACCCGCTGGTCGTCGATTCAGGGTGCTCTGGAGAGCGGCAAGCGGGCCGCGGATGCCGTGCTGAACAGTTAG
- a CDS encoding threonine synthase, with translation MTSFEGFDCTDCGQTVTDEGATRCPDCDGTLDATYDYDAVDLTREELGDRDGGWKHGELLPFVPEGIGEGATPLVEAPRLADELGVGRVLIKNEAHNPTGTVTDRGQALVAEAAARSDADTLALPTTGNGGQSAAAYAARAGLLSRVFVPSRTNFVNKAMINVHGGDMRVVEGRYGDAREAYESEREEMPAADREDWFPAGAFDSPYRHEGVKPLYYETVEQLDWEAPDAIVAPVGHGAVAAGLWKAAREFADLGLADDTPRVYAAQSDGCAPVVEAIDSGGDPEPWEVPDTVVGSLEIPDPEGGLPAAEAVRASGGDGVAVDDQDALDSATTVAQHEGLEISIAAGVAAAGAWDLNDAGAFDDDDTIVIVNTGTGNKDADVVRSRLMSRGM, from the coding sequence ATGACGAGTTTCGAGGGCTTCGATTGTACGGACTGCGGGCAGACGGTCACCGACGAGGGCGCCACGCGCTGTCCCGACTGCGACGGCACGCTGGATGCGACCTACGACTACGACGCGGTCGACCTCACGCGCGAGGAACTGGGCGACCGCGACGGCGGCTGGAAACACGGCGAACTGCTGCCGTTCGTCCCCGAGGGCATCGGCGAGGGCGCAACCCCGCTCGTCGAGGCGCCGCGTCTGGCCGACGAACTCGGTGTCGGTCGCGTCCTCATCAAAAACGAGGCGCACAACCCGACGGGCACCGTCACCGACCGCGGGCAAGCGCTCGTCGCCGAGGCCGCCGCCCGCTCCGATGCTGATACGCTCGCCCTTCCGACGACGGGCAATGGCGGCCAGTCCGCGGCCGCCTACGCCGCCCGCGCGGGCCTGCTCTCCCGCGTCTTCGTCCCCAGCCGCACTAACTTCGTCAACAAGGCGATGATAAACGTCCACGGCGGCGACATGCGCGTCGTCGAGGGCCGCTACGGCGACGCACGCGAGGCCTACGAGAGCGAACGAGAGGAGATGCCTGCTGCCGACCGCGAGGACTGGTTCCCCGCCGGCGCCTTCGACTCGCCGTATCGCCACGAGGGCGTCAAGCCGCTCTACTACGAGACCGTCGAGCAACTGGACTGGGAAGCCCCCGACGCCATCGTCGCGCCGGTCGGTCACGGCGCCGTCGCCGCCGGTCTCTGGAAGGCCGCCCGCGAGTTCGCCGACCTCGGACTGGCCGACGACACGCCGCGGGTCTACGCCGCCCAATCCGACGGCTGTGCGCCCGTCGTCGAGGCCATCGACTCCGGCGGGGACCCCGAACCGTGGGAGGTCCCCGACACCGTCGTCGGCAGCCTCGAAATCCCCGACCCCGAGGGCGGCCTGCCCGCCGCCGAGGCCGTCCGTGCAAGCGGCGGCGACGGGGTCGCCGTCGATGACCAAGACGCTCTCGACAGCGCTACCACGGTCGCCCAACACGAGGGTCTCGAAATCAGCATCGCCGCCGGCGTCGCCGCCGCCGGCGCGTGGGACCTCAACGACGCGGGCGCCTTCGACGACGATGACACTATCGTCATCGTCAACACCGGCACCGGCAACAAGGACGCCGACGTGGTGCGGAGTCGGTTGATGAGCCGCGGTATGTAA
- a CDS encoding LysE family translocator: protein MTLVSTFLAGIVFGLALAAPPGPMNAIIAEESVLRGWDAGFKAGLGAMTADLAFFVLAFVGVVAAIERLPVLHGLMVGIGGVLMLYFAYGAATDAHQTFRASDLDDESKGFRKAFVLALTNPYQILFWLTVGVGLLAPGQVDVLSYANEALAGLVVVQTGHPALLVGLFGGIVVWITGFPAALVAAGKRVDALAPAVAYGSALVLAGFGVFFLVDAAGTLTSL from the coding sequence ATGACGCTCGTGTCGACGTTTCTGGCCGGCATCGTCTTCGGGTTGGCGCTGGCAGCGCCTCCGGGGCCGATGAACGCCATCATCGCCGAGGAGTCGGTGCTGCGGGGCTGGGACGCGGGATTCAAAGCCGGCCTCGGAGCGATGACTGCCGATTTGGCCTTCTTCGTGTTGGCGTTCGTCGGCGTCGTCGCCGCCATCGAACGCCTACCGGTGCTGCACGGACTCATGGTCGGCATCGGAGGCGTGCTGATGCTGTATTTCGCCTACGGCGCGGCCACCGACGCCCACCAGACCTTCCGTGCCTCGGACCTTGACGACGAGAGCAAGGGCTTCCGGAAGGCGTTCGTGCTGGCGCTGACGAACCCCTATCAGATTCTCTTCTGGCTGACCGTCGGCGTGGGCCTGCTTGCGCCCGGCCAGGTCGACGTCCTCTCGTATGCGAACGAGGCGCTGGCGGGACTGGTCGTTGTCCAGACGGGACATCCGGCTCTGTTGGTCGGACTGTTCGGCGGTATCGTCGTCTGGATAACGGGCTTTCCGGCGGCGCTGGTGGCGGCCGGCAAGCGGGTCGACGCGCTCGCGCCGGCGGTCGCCTACGGGAGCGCGCTGGTGCTCGCGGGGTTCGGCGTCTTCTTCCTCGTGGATGCGGCGGGAACGCTCACCTCGCTGTGA
- a CDS encoding HD domain-containing protein, whose translation MGVEIREAPVSDDEFEEMKQFVHDYLAASVEGEDEGGRMRWYPWHSAEYRYNHILNVAELATEIAEQEGANVDVTRVAALFHDIAKLEADQDVHAEAGARVAREYLYTRTDYPESFVEQVCNAVEDHSYEGDLEEMPLETQCLMEADLLDKVGANGTTLMLLRMGYEARTHMDANEMVGRVLERGEDAIERIRSDTAESMAHQRIKRVRWFKEWLEGEIAGVDPEADGEPDIDPDI comes from the coding sequence ATGGGTGTCGAGATAAGGGAAGCACCCGTCTCCGACGACGAGTTCGAGGAGATGAAGCAGTTCGTCCACGATTATCTCGCCGCCAGCGTCGAAGGCGAAGACGAGGGCGGACGGATGCGGTGGTACCCGTGGCACTCCGCGGAGTACCGCTACAACCACATCCTCAACGTGGCCGAACTGGCGACAGAGATCGCCGAGCAGGAAGGCGCTAACGTCGACGTCACACGGGTTGCGGCCCTCTTCCACGATATCGCAAAGCTCGAAGCCGACCAGGACGTCCACGCGGAGGCCGGCGCTCGCGTCGCTCGCGAGTACCTCTACACGCGGACGGACTACCCCGAATCGTTCGTCGAACAGGTCTGTAACGCCGTCGAGGACCACTCCTACGAGGGCGACCTCGAAGAGATGCCCCTCGAAACCCAGTGTCTCATGGAAGCCGACCTGCTCGACAAGGTGGGTGCCAACGGCACGACCCTCATGCTGCTTCGGATGGGCTACGAGGCCCGAACGCACATGGACGCAAACGAGATGGTCGGCCGCGTGCTCGAACGCGGCGAGGACGCCATCGAGCGCATTCGCTCGGACACCGCCGAGAGCATGGCCCACCAGCGCATCAAGCGCGTCCGGTGGTTCAAGGAGTGGCTCGAAGGCGAAATCGCGGGCGTCGACCCCGAAGCCGACGGGGAGCCGGACATCGACCCCGACATCTAA
- a CDS encoding metal-dependent hydrolase, with product MMLPTHALVGLALAAPLALYAPELAPAALLGALVGGILPDLDMYAGHRKTLHYPTFYPLAAVPAVVAAVVWTTPLTLAVVFLLLAAAVHCRMDIYGGGLELRPWEGTSEKAVYDHASGTWLTPRRFVAYDGSRGDLAISLAVGLPLLVVLDGAFVAVVAVALTIATSYVLLRRYLAELAPTVFSRVPEPLEEYVPERYLHD from the coding sequence ATGATGCTGCCGACACATGCGTTAGTGGGGCTTGCGCTTGCCGCCCCGCTGGCGCTGTACGCGCCCGAACTTGCCCCAGCAGCGCTTCTGGGCGCGCTCGTGGGGGGTATCCTCCCCGACCTCGATATGTACGCCGGCCACCGGAAGACGCTGCACTACCCGACGTTCTACCCGCTGGCCGCCGTGCCGGCAGTCGTCGCCGCGGTCGTCTGGACGACGCCGCTGACGCTCGCTGTCGTCTTCCTCCTGCTGGCAGCAGCAGTTCACTGCCGGATGGACATCTACGGCGGCGGTCTCGAACTCCGCCCCTGGGAGGGCACCTCAGAGAAGGCCGTCTACGACCACGCCAGCGGCACATGGCTCACCCCCCGTCGGTTCGTCGCCTACGACGGGTCCCGTGGTGACCTCGCCATATCGCTGGCTGTCGGCCTGCCGCTGTTGGTAGTCCTCGACGGCGCCTTCGTGGCCGTCGTCGCCGTCGCCCTCACTATCGCGACGAGTTACGTCCTCCTGCGCCGCTATCTGGCGGAGCTCGCGCCGACCGTCTTCAGTCGCGTTCCCGAACCGCTTGAGGAGTACGTGCCCGAGCGATACCTGCACGACTGA
- a CDS encoding GNAT family N-acetyltransferase encodes MKVREATEDDGPTIRSIALRSMEASYSLSPSTIETAIQQWYGVDSFAEKLEDDEVMLLIAEKDGDPVAFSESALVDDRGDIHWLHVGAMYRGEGIGHQLYEETRERLEDKGAETIRGLVLAMNSEGNRFWEKRGLTKVGEGTVEIDGTAYVENIYVDKDSIGLQPIVVDDRELYIDRNDSDRGSDGAFYTVYTDEGRETKYGYYCGACENLVTSMDSMGGLQCDECGNQLKPTRWDAAYM; translated from the coding sequence ATGAAGGTTCGTGAAGCGACGGAAGACGACGGCCCGACGATTCGGTCGATTGCACTCCGCTCGATGGAAGCGTCCTATTCGTTGAGTCCCTCTACTATCGAAACCGCCATCCAACAGTGGTACGGCGTCGATAGCTTCGCGGAGAAACTCGAAGACGACGAGGTCATGCTCCTCATTGCCGAGAAGGACGGCGACCCTGTCGCCTTCTCGGAGAGCGCCCTCGTCGACGACCGCGGTGACATCCACTGGCTCCACGTCGGCGCGATGTACCGTGGAGAGGGAATTGGCCACCAACTCTACGAGGAAACTCGGGAACGCCTCGAAGACAAAGGCGCCGAGACCATCCGCGGGCTCGTGTTGGCGATGAACTCCGAGGGCAACCGGTTCTGGGAGAAGCGGGGCCTCACCAAGGTCGGCGAAGGCACCGTCGAGATCGACGGCACCGCCTACGTCGAAAACATCTACGTCGACAAGGACTCCATCGGGCTCCAGCCCATCGTCGTCGACGACCGGGAACTCTACATCGACCGTAACGACAGCGATAGAGGCTCCGATGGGGCCTTCTACACCGTCTACACCGACGAGGGCCGCGAGACCAAATACGGCTACTACTGCGGCGCCTGCGAGAACCTCGTCACCTCCATGGACTCCATGGGCGGGCTCCAGTGTGACGAGTGTGGCAACCAGTTGAAGCCGACGCGGTGGGACGCTGCGTACATGTAG
- a CDS encoding HNH endonuclease has translation MGHSCPTCEKKLATEQGKRQHHAKVHDESLPNRECKGCGVEFYDEKARLVYCDDCEPNAGKNNGNWKGAKETTSCNACGDEFEYYPSDKEGHFCSDCVKADGTFEGTRFWRRAERIERACDYCSDVREVLKSDIARGEKRFCSRRCLSRWMSENWRGENHHQWKGGSADYTGKWRSVRRKALERDDYECQRCGQTMEEMGREPDVHHLIPVRCFDDAQDAHQLLNLVSLCRQCHAVVEQNANVSGD, from the coding sequence ATGGGGCATTCCTGTCCAACCTGTGAAAAGAAACTGGCTACCGAACAAGGAAAGCGACAGCACCACGCCAAGGTCCATGACGAATCGTTACCGAACCGAGAATGCAAGGGATGTGGAGTAGAGTTCTACGACGAGAAAGCCCGGCTGGTATATTGCGATGATTGCGAGCCGAACGCAGGCAAGAATAACGGCAACTGGAAGGGTGCAAAGGAGACCACGTCCTGTAACGCATGTGGTGACGAGTTCGAATATTACCCGTCGGATAAGGAGGGCCACTTCTGTTCGGATTGTGTCAAGGCGGATGGAACGTTCGAAGGAACTCGATTCTGGCGTCGGGCCGAGCGAATCGAGCGGGCCTGTGACTATTGTAGTGACGTCCGTGAGGTCTTGAAATCAGATATCGCTCGTGGTGAAAAACGATTCTGCAGTCGGCGTTGCCTCTCTCGGTGGATGTCCGAAAACTGGCGTGGCGAAAATCACCATCAATGGAAAGGGGGTAGCGCGGATTATACGGGGAAGTGGCGCTCTGTTCGCCGGAAGGCTTTGGAGCGTGACGACTACGAATGTCAGAGATGCGGGCAAACAATGGAGGAGATGGGTCGAGAACCGGACGTCCACCACCTCATCCCCGTTCGATGTTTCGATGACGCTCAAGACGCGCATCAGCTTCTGAATCTCGTTTCCCTCTGCCGACAATGTCATGCAGTGGTTGAACAGAACGCCAACGTGAGTGGTGACTAA
- a CDS encoding metal-dependent transcriptional regulator, translating to MNTQDQYLKAIYLIQEQEDGPASTGDIADLLEVSPASANEMIGKLEERDLADHEKYKGVSLTDDGIVKARDALQTYCIIERFLWEVLEVEEFRTEAKQLESVIDETVAERLDTIIDRQDCCPDCFDAEADACELLDVELESEAAD from the coding sequence ATGAACACGCAGGACCAGTACCTGAAGGCCATATACCTCATCCAAGAGCAGGAAGACGGCCCAGCATCGACCGGGGACATCGCCGACCTCCTCGAAGTAAGTCCCGCGAGCGCAAACGAGATGATCGGCAAACTCGAAGAACGCGACCTCGCGGACCACGAGAAATACAAGGGCGTCTCCCTGACCGACGACGGCATCGTCAAGGCCCGCGATGCGCTCCAGACCTACTGCATCATCGAACGCTTCCTCTGGGAGGTCCTCGAAGTCGAGGAGTTCCGCACCGAAGCCAAACAACTCGAAAGCGTCATCGACGAAACCGTCGCCGAACGCCTCGACACAATCATCGACCGACAGGACTGCTGTCCCGACTGTTTCGATGCGGAAGCCGACGCCTGCGAGTTGCTCGACGTCGAACTGGAATCCGAAGCGGCGGATTAG
- a CDS encoding ferritin-like domain-containing protein, giving the protein MSLTYPVASDHQLARLLQIGMVLEEVVEARAHKHYETLDEDELGEEIVELLDHAAEESEEHRKRLEALVDELDADPVAYEEIETLVAARYESDTDFDGVLYDQLCNEETAYKFYDDLIEAVEQSDIEFSIDRDELLAVLRDIREEEKEGVEEVTDLMEERA; this is encoded by the coding sequence ATGAGCCTCACCTATCCGGTCGCGTCGGACCACCAACTCGCGCGACTCCTCCAGATCGGGATGGTCCTCGAAGAGGTCGTCGAGGCCCGCGCACACAAACACTACGAGACGCTCGACGAGGACGAACTCGGCGAGGAAATCGTAGAACTGCTCGACCACGCCGCCGAGGAGTCCGAAGAACACCGCAAGCGCCTCGAAGCCCTCGTCGACGAACTCGACGCCGACCCCGTCGCCTACGAGGAAATCGAGACGCTCGTGGCCGCCCGCTACGAGTCCGATACGGACTTCGACGGCGTCCTCTACGACCAGTTGTGCAACGAGGAGACGGCCTACAAGTTCTACGACGACCTCATCGAAGCCGTCGAACAGTCGGATATCGAGTTCAGTATCGACCGCGACGAACTGCTTGCCGTCCTCCGTGACATTCGCGAGGAGGAAAAGGAGGGCGTCGAAGAAGTGACAGACCTCATGGAGGAGCGAGCATGA
- the sufD gene encoding Fe-S cluster assembly protein SufD, with amino-acid sequence MSTQVHASIDEATVRQISEELGEPEWLLETRLDALEALDELAFPDVIQTPGRKWTNLEDLDYEELVDPLDATEEKDQVGPEEIDVLPFAEAVEEHGDLLEEYFGSVVDPEKNYLTALSTALFTTGTVIHVPEGVDAEDVKIRTTMTSRSLFNYTLVVAEESSSVTILERQETAEDVDGDRYYSGITEVIAAENSYVQYGDLQDLDETTYTYSLREADVDTYATTSWIECNVGSKLTKSSVESHLNGDSAETKIVGAFYGHNDQHFDVSARVWHNAEHTTADLVTRGVIDDKARSVYEGVQDVGREAWDTNSYQRENTLMLSDESEADASPKLIINNHDTEASHSATVGQVSEEDMFYMTSRALPERTARNMLVEGFYVPVFEEIEVEELREDLKGRIHDRLQARE; translated from the coding sequence ATGTCCACGCAGGTACACGCATCCATCGACGAAGCCACCGTTCGCCAGATCAGTGAGGAACTCGGCGAACCCGAGTGGCTGCTGGAGACGCGACTCGACGCCCTCGAGGCGCTCGACGAACTGGCCTTCCCGGACGTCATCCAGACACCCGGCCGCAAGTGGACGAACCTCGAGGACCTCGACTACGAGGAACTGGTCGACCCCCTCGACGCGACCGAGGAGAAAGACCAGGTCGGGCCCGAGGAAATCGACGTCCTCCCGTTCGCGGAGGCCGTCGAGGAGCACGGCGACCTGCTGGAGGAGTACTTCGGCAGCGTCGTCGACCCCGAGAAGAACTACCTGACGGCGCTTTCGACGGCGCTGTTCACGACCGGCACCGTCATCCACGTCCCCGAGGGCGTCGACGCCGAGGACGTGAAGATCCGGACGACGATGACCTCCCGGTCGCTGTTCAACTACACGCTCGTCGTCGCCGAGGAGTCCTCCTCGGTGACCATCCTCGAACGGCAGGAGACCGCCGAGGATGTCGACGGCGACCGCTACTACAGCGGCATCACGGAGGTCATCGCCGCCGAGAACAGCTACGTCCAGTACGGCGACCTGCAGGACCTCGACGAGACGACCTACACGTACTCGCTGCGTGAGGCCGACGTCGATACCTACGCCACCACCAGCTGGATCGAGTGCAACGTCGGCTCGAAGCTGACGAAGTCCTCCGTGGAGAGCCACCTCAACGGTGACTCCGCGGAGACGAAGATCGTCGGGGCCTTCTACGGCCACAACGACCAGCACTTCGACGTCAGCGCCCGCGTCTGGCACAACGCCGAGCACACGACGGCCGACCTCGTCACCCGTGGTGTCATCGACGACAAGGCCCGCTCGGTCTACGAGGGCGTCCAGGACGTCGGCCGGGAAGCATGGGACACCAACTCCTACCAGCGTGAGAACACGCTGATGCTCTCCGACGAGTCCGAGGCCGACGCCTCGCCGAAACTCATCATCAACAACCACGATACCGAGGCCTCCCACTCCGCGACGGTCGGGCAGGTCTCCGAGGAGGACATGTTCTACATGACTTCCCGAGCCCTCCCCGAGCGCACCGCGCGGAACATGCTCGTGGAAGGCTTCTACGTCCCCGTCTTCGAGGAAATCGAAGTCGAGGAACTCCGCGAGGACCTGAAGGGTCGCATTCACGACCGTCTGCAAGCACGAGAGTAA